From one Phocoena sinus isolate mPhoSin1 chromosome 6, mPhoSin1.pri, whole genome shotgun sequence genomic stretch:
- the KLHL9 gene encoding kelch-like protein 9 — MKVSLGNGEMGVSAHLQPCKAGTTRFFTSNTHSSVVLQGFDQLRIEGLLCDVTLVPGDGDEIFPVHRAMMASASDYFKAMFTGGMKEQDLMCIKLHGVNKVGLKKIIDFIYTAKLSLNMDNLQDTLEAASFLQILPVLDFCKVFLISGVSLDNCVEVGRIANTYNLIEVDKYVNNFILKNFPALLSTGEFLKLPFERLAFVLSSNSLKHCTELELFKAACRWLRLEDPRMDYAAKLMKNIRFPLMTPQDLINYVQTVDFMRTDNTCVNLLLEASNYQMMPYMQPVMQSDRTAIRSDSTHLVTLGGVLRQQLVVSKELRMYDERAQEWRSLAPMDAPRYQHGIAVIGNFLYVVGGQSNYDTKGKTAVDTVFRFDPRYNKWMQVASLNEKRTFFHLSALKGHLYAVGGRSAAGELATVECYNPRMNEWSYVAKMSEPHYGHAGTVYGGLMYISGGITHDTFQNELMCFDPDTDKWTQKAPMTTVRGLHCMCTVGDKLYVIGGNHFRGTSDYDDVLSCEYYSPTLDQWTPIAAMLRGQSDVGVAVFENKIYVVGGYSWNNRCMVEIVQKYDPEKDEWHKVFDLPESLGGIRACTLTVFPPEENPGSPSRESPLSAPSDHS, encoded by the coding sequence ATGAAAGTGTCTCTTGGTAACGGTGAAATGGGCGTCTCCGCCCATTTACAGCCTTGCAAGGCAGGAACCACACGTTTTTTTACCAGCAATACTCACAGTTCGGTGGTTTTGCAAGGCTTTGATCAGCTTAGAATAGAAGGATTGCTTTGTGACGTGACCTTGGTACCAGGTGATGGAGATGAAATCTTCCCTGTTCATAGAGCTATGATGGCGTCTGCTAGTGATTATTTCAAGGCTATGTTCACAGGtggaatgaaagaacaagatttAATGTGCATTAAGCTTCATGGGGTGAACAAAGTTGGTCTgaagaaaataattgattttatttatactgCAAAACTTTCTCTTAATATGGACAATCTTCAGGACACACTTGAAGCTGCCAGCTTTTTACAAATTTTACCTGTTTTAGACTTCTGTAAAGTGTTTCTTATTTCAGGAGTCTCTTTAGATAACTGTGTTGAAGTTGGACGAATTGCTAACACCTACAATCTTATAGAGGTAGATAAATACGTCAATAATTTCATCCTGAAGAATTTTCCTGCATTATTGAGTACTGGGGAGTTTCTAAAACTCCCTTTTGAACGGCTTGCCTTTGTGCTTTCTAGCAATAGTCTTAAGCACTGTACTGAACTTGAGCTTTTCAAGGCTGCCTGTCGCTGGCTAAGGTTGGAAGACCCTCGGATGGATTATGCTGCAAAATTAATGAAGAATATTCGATTTCCACTGATGACACCACAGGATCTCATCAATTATGTGCAGACAGTAGATTTCATGAGAACAGACAATACCTGTGTGAATTTGCTTTTGGAAGCTAGCAATTACCAAATGATGCCATATATGCAGCCAGTGATGCAGTCAGATAGAACTGCCATTAGATCTGACTCAACCCACTTGGTTACATTAGGAGGCGTTTTGAGGCAGCAGCTGGTTGTCAGTAAAGAATTACGGATGTATGATGAAAGGGCGCAAGAGTGGAGATCTTTAGCCCCAATGGATGCTCCTCGTTACCAGCATGGCATTGCTGTCATTGGAAACTTTCTTTATGTAGTTGGTGGTCAAAGTAATTAtgatacaaaaggaaaaactgcCGTTGATACAGTTTTCAGATTTGACCCTCGGTATAATAAGTGGATGCAGGTTGCTTCATTAAATGAAAAGCGCACATTTTTCCACTTGAGTGCTCTCAAAGGACATTTGTATGCCGTTGGTGGGCGAAGTGCAGCTGGTGAGCTGGCCACAGTAGAATGTTACAATCCAAGAATGAATGAGTGGAGCTATGTTGCAAAAATGAGTGAACCCCACTATGGCCATGCTGGAACAGTGTATGGAGGCTTAATGTATATTTCAGGAGGAATTACTCATGATACTTTCCAAAACGAGCTCATGTGTTTTGACCCTGATACAGACAAATGGACACAGAAGGCTCCAATGACTACAGTCAGAGGTCTGCATTGCATGTGTACAGTTGGAGACAAGCTCTATGTCATTGGTGGCAATCACTTCAGAGGAACAAGTGATTATGATGATGTTCTAAGCTGTGAATACTATTCACCGACCCTTGACCAGTGGACACCAATTGCTGCCATGTtaagaggtcagagtgatgtcGGAGTTGCcgtctttgaaaataaaatctatgtcGTAGGTGGATATTCTTGGAATAATCGTTGTATGGTAGAAATTGTCCAGAAATATGACCCAGAAAAGGATGAGTGGCATAAAGTTTTTGACCTTCCAGAGTCACTTGGTGGCATTCGAGCTTGTACTCTCACAGTTTTTCCACCTGAAGAAAACCCTGGGTCACCTTCCAGAGAATCACCTCTTTCAGCACCTTCAGATCATTCTTAG
- the LOC116756115 gene encoding interferon alpha-1-like, whose amino-acid sequence MAPTLFLFLALVLLSCNSNCSLGCDLPQTHSLANTRALMLLQQMRRISPFSCLKDRNDFGFPQDAFGGNQFQKAQAIAVVHEMIQQTFQLFSTEGSAATWDETLLDKFCTALYQQLTDLQACLMQEAGLEGTPLLKEDSILAVRKYFHRITVYLQEKKYSPCAWEIVRAEVMRSFSSSTNLQERLRRKE is encoded by the coding sequence ATGGCCCCAACCTTGTTCTTATTCCTGGCCCTGGTGCTGCTCAGCTGCAACTCCAACTGCTCTCTGGGCTGCGACCTGCCTCAGACCCACAGCCTGGCGAACACGAGGGCCCTGATGCTCCTGCAACAAATGAGGAGAATCTCCCCCTTCTCCTGCCTGAAGGACAGAAATGACTTTGGATTCCCCCAGGACGCGTTTGGAGGCAACCAGTTCCAGAAGGCTCAAGCCATCGCTGTCGTCCATGAGATGATCCAGCAGACCTTCCAGCTCTTCAGCACAGAGGGCTCGGCTGCCACTTGGGATGAGACCCTCCTGGACAAGTTCTGCACTGCACTTTATCAGCAGCTCACTGACCTGCAAGCCTGTCTGATGCAGGAGGCGGGGCTGGAAGGGACTCCCCTGCTGAAGGAGGACTCCATCCTGGCTGTGAGGAAATACTTCCACAGAATCACTGTCTATCTGCAAGAGAAGAAGTACAGCCCTTGTGCCTGGGAGATTGTCAGAGCAGAAGTCATGAGATCCTTCTCTTCATCAACAAACTTGCAAGAAAGACTCAGGAGGAAGGAATGA